A region from the Acyrthosiphon pisum isolate AL4f chromosome A1, pea_aphid_22Mar2018_4r6ur, whole genome shotgun sequence genome encodes:
- the LOC103307645 gene encoding synaptic vesicle glycoprotein 2B isoform X1 produces MMEKNNSKETSSSKYLITKSVNLDEAIEIVGFGSFHYYILFICGSLFAAISISVTSVSFIIPSAQCDFQMTSVHKGILNGASMIGMLFGCFITGYVADSRGRKYTLVVCMMIDGVFSLISSVSQIYPVLIFCKLMSGFGASGFTVLYSYIGEFVNGKKREQFLCWMEMFWTFGVILVPCIAWIVIPQTFRIEYGFFLFRSWNLFAVICSLPSIIFSYLLLQLPESPKFLLAKGKHDETMNCLKFVYRWNNNTDDEFPVTSLMLPDCITEENNSFINGLYKSILELFTSQYKIVAMITCVIQFCCTASFYMMVLWFPELMNRFRWYETLYSGPKNMTNMCDIVSLFKIEPEEIDLKCNDEIDQYVYENILIIGMACIPTSIIVPLLVNKFGIKFFLVVCFLGSGLSSACLYFISSSFENIVLSSIFQALSSMGFELVFCISVELFPTEYRGVAISIGSMFGRIGAVLGNIVVGVFIDAHCMVPILVSCSLLIISGILVLTLPTTGRIAIK; encoded by the exons atgatggaaaaaaataattcaaaag aaacaTCAAGTTCTAAATATTTGATAACCAAATCAGTAAATTTGGACGAAGCTATCGAAATTGTCg gaTTTGGGAGTTTtcattactacatattattcatttgCGGATCACTTTTCGCAGCAATCTCAATTAGTGTGACGTCAGTGTCTTTCATTATACCGTCAGCACAATGTGATTTTCAAATGACATCTGTCCACAAAGGAATCCTAAATGGAGCATcgatgatag GTATGTTATTCGGATGTTTTATTACGGGTTACGTGGCAGATTCCAGAGGCAGAAAGTATACATTGGTCGTCTGCATGATGATTGATGGTGTCTTCAGCCTCATATCTAGCGTGTCTCAGATTTATCCAGTATTGATATTCTGCAAGTTAATGAGTGGATTTGG ggCGTCTGGTTTTACTGTACTCTATTCATACATTGGAGAGTTTGTGAACGGCAAAAAACGCGAACAATTTCTTTGTTGGATGGAAATGTTCTGGACATTTGGTGTAATATTAGTTCCGT gcATAGCATGGATAGTTATACCACAAACATTCAGAATCGAATACGGTTTCTTTTTGTTCAGGTCGTGGAATTTATTTGCTGTTATTTGTTCTCTTCcaagcataatattttcatatttgttgCTTCAATTGCCGGAAAGTCCAAAGTTCTTACTCGCCAAGGGTAAACACGACGAGACCATGAATTGCTTGAAATTCGTTTATAGatggaataataatactgaCGATGAATTTCCG GTGACTTCATTGATGTTACCTGATTGTATTACCGAAGAGAATAATAGCTTTATTAATGGACTCTACAAGAGTATTCTGGAGTTGTTTACGTCTCAATATAAAATTGTAGCTATGATTACATGTGTGATACAATTTTGTTGCACTGCtag CTTTTACATGATGGTTTTGTGGTTCCCAGAGCTGATGAATAGATTTCGATGGTATGAAACATTATATTCGGGTCccaaaaatatgacaaatatgTGCGATATTGTGTCACTGTTTAAAATTGAACCAGAAGAGATAGATCTCAAATGCAATGATGAAATCGATCAATATGTTTACGAGAACATTCTCATAATCGGCATGGCTTGTATACCTACAAGTATTATTGTGCCACTATTAGTCAACAAATTTggaattaaatttttcttag tggTTTGTTTTTTGGGGTCAGGGTTGTCTTCTGCTTGCTTGTATTTCATTTCGTCTTCATTCGAGAATATCGTGTTATCATCCATATTTCAAGCTCTTTCCAGCATGGGTTTTGAACTAGTATTTTGCATAAGTGTTGAACTATTTCCAACAGAATATAG ggGCGTTGCCATATCTATTGGTTCCATGTTTGGCAGAATAGGTGCAGTTCTTGGCAACATCGTAGTTGGTGTATTTATAGATGCACACTGTATGGTTCCTATTTTAGTATCGTGCTCTCTTCTGAtaa tttcagGGATTTTAGTTTTGACGTTACCAACAACTGGAAGGATTGccataaaatga
- the LOC103307645 gene encoding synaptic vesicle glycoprotein 2B isoform X2, which translates to MTSVHKGILNGASMIGMLFGCFITGYVADSRGRKYTLVVCMMIDGVFSLISSVSQIYPVLIFCKLMSGFGASGFTVLYSYIGEFVNGKKREQFLCWMEMFWTFGVILVPCIAWIVIPQTFRIEYGFFLFRSWNLFAVICSLPSIIFSYLLLQLPESPKFLLAKGKHDETMNCLKFVYRWNNNTDDEFPVTSLMLPDCITEENNSFINGLYKSILELFTSQYKIVAMITCVIQFCCTASFYMMVLWFPELMNRFRWYETLYSGPKNMTNMCDIVSLFKIEPEEIDLKCNDEIDQYVYENILIIGMACIPTSIIVPLLVNKFGIKFFLVVCFLGSGLSSACLYFISSSFENIVLSSIFQALSSMGFELVFCISVELFPTEYRGVAISIGSMFGRIGAVLGNIVVGVFIDAHCMVPILVSCSLLIISGILVLTLPTTGRIAIK; encoded by the exons ATGACATCTGTCCACAAAGGAATCCTAAATGGAGCATcgatgatag GTATGTTATTCGGATGTTTTATTACGGGTTACGTGGCAGATTCCAGAGGCAGAAAGTATACATTGGTCGTCTGCATGATGATTGATGGTGTCTTCAGCCTCATATCTAGCGTGTCTCAGATTTATCCAGTATTGATATTCTGCAAGTTAATGAGTGGATTTGG ggCGTCTGGTTTTACTGTACTCTATTCATACATTGGAGAGTTTGTGAACGGCAAAAAACGCGAACAATTTCTTTGTTGGATGGAAATGTTCTGGACATTTGGTGTAATATTAGTTCCGT gcATAGCATGGATAGTTATACCACAAACATTCAGAATCGAATACGGTTTCTTTTTGTTCAGGTCGTGGAATTTATTTGCTGTTATTTGTTCTCTTCcaagcataatattttcatatttgttgCTTCAATTGCCGGAAAGTCCAAAGTTCTTACTCGCCAAGGGTAAACACGACGAGACCATGAATTGCTTGAAATTCGTTTATAGatggaataataatactgaCGATGAATTTCCG GTGACTTCATTGATGTTACCTGATTGTATTACCGAAGAGAATAATAGCTTTATTAATGGACTCTACAAGAGTATTCTGGAGTTGTTTACGTCTCAATATAAAATTGTAGCTATGATTACATGTGTGATACAATTTTGTTGCACTGCtag CTTTTACATGATGGTTTTGTGGTTCCCAGAGCTGATGAATAGATTTCGATGGTATGAAACATTATATTCGGGTCccaaaaatatgacaaatatgTGCGATATTGTGTCACTGTTTAAAATTGAACCAGAAGAGATAGATCTCAAATGCAATGATGAAATCGATCAATATGTTTACGAGAACATTCTCATAATCGGCATGGCTTGTATACCTACAAGTATTATTGTGCCACTATTAGTCAACAAATTTggaattaaatttttcttag tggTTTGTTTTTTGGGGTCAGGGTTGTCTTCTGCTTGCTTGTATTTCATTTCGTCTTCATTCGAGAATATCGTGTTATCATCCATATTTCAAGCTCTTTCCAGCATGGGTTTTGAACTAGTATTTTGCATAAGTGTTGAACTATTTCCAACAGAATATAG ggGCGTTGCCATATCTATTGGTTCCATGTTTGGCAGAATAGGTGCAGTTCTTGGCAACATCGTAGTTGGTGTATTTATAGATGCACACTGTATGGTTCCTATTTTAGTATCGTGCTCTCTTCTGAtaa tttcagGGATTTTAGTTTTGACGTTACCAACAACTGGAAGGATTGccataaaatga